The following are encoded together in the Salvia hispanica cultivar TCC Black 2014 chromosome 6, UniMelb_Shisp_WGS_1.0, whole genome shotgun sequence genome:
- the LOC125194060 gene encoding uncharacterized protein LOC125194060 codes for MHVMEGGVGSGVLKKKSSSGCLIIKKASANKSSRGGLGGFGDSSSKGKKRGRLVASGSDSSSSSSSDDDESLELMRRKMSEKRLKGSAGCKRNEEVSAEKKGSRLDLFEFDEYDEFEFDGKKMRNEYTQDRFKRVGRNDGGDVKERKHGSYFNGSSSGRSKNAGGSGVRSKGFGSSDDEAHMPISLLKTKYQETAGESIRLQGKNGVLKVMVNKKKRLDVPSQNKNLEPLVADLPVYSDSKTSKSRGLIVGKERSGGKGKEEIKLEKVNPTPNKKRKARDSGVDETDEVLATPRPQACSSKKAVKKEAERSPSTEISPPVKGKEGKESGTKRSGNTEKQMLREKIRGMLIDAGWSIDYRPRRNRDYLDAVYINPGGTAYWSIIKAYDAFKKHLGEDGDKVKAKVGSPSLAPLSEDLINKLTRQTKKKIAEELRRKRKKDSMTKSAKKSAVKEDGDSSDDDNKSEERLSSYMKQNQKLRGKSGKVDQDSDDDLSDDSLDRKPSKVKFGRPSASSKSNPVQGRTSKVIGRCTLLVRGSDRGDNSEYDGYVPYGGKRTVLAWLIDSGTAKLSEKVQYMNRRRTKVMLEGWITREGIHCGCCSKILTVSKFELHAGSKLRQPFQNIFLESGSSLLQCQIDAWNSQEESLHRDFFTVDVDGDDPDDDTCGICGDGGDLICCDSCPSTFHQICLGIQMLPSGDWHCPNCICKYCGLANENIAEENDTSCGELNRCNVCEKKYHNSCTVRAHLQPSSCSASFCGPKCQEIYSHIQKILGIKHELEAGITWSIIQRSDVSDSSQRGFPSRVECNSKLAVALSVMDECFLPIMDRRSGINIIHNVVYNCGSNFNRLNYRGFYTAILERGDEILAAASIRLHGDRLAEMPFIGTREIYRRQGMCRRLLSSIETELSSLKIGQLIIPAISEHLNTWTAVFGFKELEGALKKEIKSMNMLVFPGTDMLQKQLAKQENSDGVMVSEPTTNQPPLPALVEKSVASLSEEQNRRASSDSGGCPTSKSSDDVDALVSASPIPAIRSDAVCENKQKESSDNLKCSLICGDGNVSNEGHRSIEPFEDNDSIPPVKAVEKDGCKIEDSRTPTCSENASEDASLSKTVKNSPLPKTVSGGCVGSLPSPVSDVSMEVNNGTSNGNDKESVVPSKTDGVVQDTPVCAESDKPDIDVKPDGVDPEIVQVTPDHSESAKLNVDAKTDGVDPGIVQDTPDLAESDKPDVDAKTNGVYPSVVQGILDCTESDKPGIDPKTNGVDPIVTRDTPDCTESDKPEGDPKTNGVDPIVTRDTPDCTESDKPDIDPKTNGVDPSVVQDTPDCTESDKPEGDPKTDGVDPIVTRDTPDCTESDKPDIDPKTNGVDPSVVQDTPDCTESDKPEGDPKTNGVNPSVFQATPPDCTESDKPNGDAKTDGIDPGAKPDRDAKTDAIDPGVVQDAPDHAESDQPIQPEGDTKPDGVSVKDTCDTTDEPSRDS; via the exons ATGCATGTAATGGAAGGGGGAGTAGGATCAGGagtgttgaagaagaagagctcGTCTGGATGTTTGATTATTAAAAAGGCGAGCGCTAATAAGAGCTCTAGGGGAGGATTGGGGGGTTTTGGTGACAGCAGTAGTAAGGGGAAAAAGAGGGGTAGATTGGTTGCTAGTGGATCGGATTCGAGTTCGAGCTCTAGTAGTGATGATGACGAGTCTTTGGAGCTtatgagaagaaaaatgagtgagaaGAGGTTGAAGGGCTCAGCGGGGTGTAAGAGGAATGAGGAGGTTAGTGCTGAGAAGAAGGGGAGTAGGTTGGATTTGTTTGAGTTCGATGAGTATgatgagtttgaatttgatggGAAGAAGATGAGGAATGAGTATACGCAGGATAGATTCAAGAGGGTTGGGAGGAATGATGGCGGTGATGTGAAGGAGCGGAAACATGGTTCGTATTTCAATGGCTCTAGTAGTGGGAGGAGTAAGAATGCAGGGGGCAGTGGCGTGAGGAGTAAAGGATTTGGTTCGTCTGATGATGAAGCACACATGCCGATTTCTTTGTTGAAGACGAAATATCAGGAGACGGCTGGTGAGTCGATCAGACTGCAGGGGAAGAACGGGGTGTTGAAGGTTATGGTTAATAAGAAGAAAAGGTTGGATGTTCCTTCTCAGAATAAGAATCTTGAACCTTTGGTGGCAGATTTACCTGTTTATTCGGATTCAAAGACATCAAAAAGTCGAGGCTTGATTGTTGGCAAGGAAAGAAGTGGTGGGAAGGGGAAAGAGGAGATAAAGTTGGAAAAGGTGAATCCTACTCCAAACAAAAAGAGGAAGGCTAGAGATTCAGGTGTTGATGAGACTGATGAAGTGTTGGCAACGCCCAGACCTCAAGCTTGTAGCTCAAAGAAAGCAGTGAAGAAGGAGGCAGAAAGGTCTCCTAGCACTGAAATTTCTCCTCCTGTTAAAGGCAAGGAAGGTAAAGAAAGCGGCACAAAGCGTAGTGGAAATActgaaaagcaaatgttgcgTGAGAAGATAAGAGGGATGTTGATCGATGCAGGATGGAGTATAGATTATAGACCGAGACGAAACAGAGATTACTTAGATGCTGTGTACATCAACCCTGGTGGAACGGCCTACTGGTCGATTATCAAGGCTTATGATGCGTTTAAGAAGCACTTGGGTGAAGACGGTGATAAAGTAAAAGCAAAGGTCGGTTCCCCCTCATTGGCTCCTCTATCTGAAGATCTGATAAATAAACTTAcgagacaaaccaaaaagaaaattgctGAAGAAttgagaagaaagagaaagaaagatagcATGACTAAGAGTGCTAAGAAATCTGCTGTAAAAGAGGATGGAGACAGCTCAGACGATGATAATAAGAGTGAGGAGCGGTTAAGTTCTTATATGAAACAGAATCAGAAGTTGCGGGGAAAGTCAGGTAAAGTGGATCAAGATAGTGACGATGATTTAAGTGATGATTCACTCGATAGGAAGCCAAGTAAAGTTAAATTTGGAAGGCCTTCCGCTTCTTCCAAGTCTAATCCTGTACAGGGAAGAACAAGTAAAGTAATTGGGAGATGCACCCTTCTGGTCCGTGGTTCTGACCGGGGTGATAACTCAGAGTATGATGGATACGTTCCATATGGGGGAAAAAGGACAGTTTTGGCTTGGCTAATTGACTCTGGGACAGCAAAGTTAAGTGAAAAGGTGCAGTATATGAACCGCAGAAGGACAAAGGTTATGTTAGAAGGTTGGATCACAAGAGAGGGAATCCACTGTGGCTGCTGCAGTAAAATCCTTACTGTCTCCAAATTTGAGCTGCATGCTGGCAGCAAGCTGCGTCAgccgttccagaatatatttttggagTCTGGATCCTCCCTTTTGCAGTGCCAAATTGATGCGTGGAACAGTCAAGAGGAGTCCTTGCATCGGGATTTCTTCACTGTTGATGTGGATGGAGATGATCCAGATGACGATACATGTGGTATTTGTGGTGATGGAGGGGACTTGATCTGTTGTGATAGTTGCCCATCAACTTTTCATCAAATCTGTTTAGGAATACAG ATGCTTCCTTCAGGTGATTGGCACTGTCCAAATTGTATATGCAAATATTGCGGACTTGCCAATGAAAATATAGCTGAAGAAAATGATACTAGTTGCGGTGAACTTAATAGATGCAAcgtttgtgaaaaaaaat ATCACAACTCATGCACTGTGAGGGCACACCTGCAACCAAGTTCCTGCAGTGCATCTTTCTGTGGACCGAAGTGCCAAGAG ATATATAGCCACATACAGAAGATTCTTGGAATCAAACACGAATTGGAAGCTGGAATAACATGGTCCATTATTCAACGATCAGATGTGTCGGATTCATCGCAACGTGGATTTCCTTCAAGGGTCGAATGCAACTCTAAGTTAGCTGTTGCATTATCTGTTATGGATGAGTGTTTTTTGCCTATCATGGACAGGAGAAGTGggataaatataatacataaTGTGGTCTACAATTGCGG ATCAAATTTCAATCGTCTGAATTATCGTGGAttttatacagcaatattggAGCGAGGTGATGAAATATTAGCCGCAGCATCAATCAG GCTCCATGGAGATCGCCTTGCTGAGATGCCATTTATTGGGACTCGTGAGATCTATAGGCGTCAAGGAATGTGCCGCCGACTTTTATCCTCAATTGAAACT GAACTCAGTTCTCTCAAGATCGGGCAATTGATCATTCCTGCCATATCGGAGCATTTGAACACATGGACCGCCGTATTTGGTTTCAAGGAACTCGAGGGTGCCCTTAAGAAAGAAATCAAGTCCATGAATATGTTGGTGTTTCCGGGGACGGATATGCTGCAGAAACAGTTAGCAAAGCAAGAAAATTCCGATG GTGTCATGGTTTCTGAGCCAACTACAAACCAACCTCCATTGCCTGCTTTGGTTGAGAAATCTGTGGCTAGTTTGTCTGAGGAACAGAATAGACGGGCGAGCAGCGATTCTGGGGGATGCCCGACGTCCAAGAGCAGTGATGATGTTGATGCTCTGGTTTCAGCGTCTCCCATACCAGCCATTCGTTCAGATGCTGTGTGTGAAAACAAGCAGAAAGAGTCCTCTGATAATTTGAAGTGCTCTCTCATCTGTGGAGACGGTAACGTCTCCAATGAGGGGCACAGATCGATAGAACCTTTTGAAGATAATGATTCCATCCCACCAGTGAAGGCTGTAGAAAAAGATGGGTGCAAAATCGAAGATTCTAGAACTCCAACTTGCTCGGAGAATGCTTCTGAAGATGCCTCCCTGTCAAAAACTGTCAAAAACTCCCCCCTGCCAAAAACTGTAAGTGGTGGTTGTGTTGGATCATTGCCTTCCCCTGTTTCGGATGTTTCTATGGAAGTTAACAATGGAACTTCAAATGGCAACGACAAAGAAAGTGTTGTGCCATCAAAAACCGATGGTGTTGTCCAGGACACCCCTGTCTGTGCTGAAAGTGATAAACCTGACATAGATGTGAAACCTGATGGTGTCGATCCAGAAATCGTCCAGGTTACCCCTGATCACTCTGAAAGTGCTAAACTCAATGTGGATGCGAAAACCGATGGTGTCGATCCAGGTATCGTCCAGGACACCCCTGATCTCGCTGAAAGTGATAAACCCGATGTAGATGCTAAAACCAATGGTGTCTATCCAAGTGTCGTCCAGGGAATTCTTGATTGCACGGAAAGTGATAAACCTGGCATAGATCCCAAAACCAATGGTGTCGATCCAATTGTCACCCGGGACACTCCTGATTGCACGGAAAGTGATAAACCTGAAGGAGATCCAAAAACCAATGGTGTTGATCCAATTGTCACCCGGGACACTCCTGATTGCACGGAAAGTGATAAGCCCGACATAGATCCCAAAACCAATGGCGTTGATCCAAGTGTTGTCCAGGACACTCCTGATTGCACGGAAAGTGATAAACCTGAAGGAGATCCAAAAACCGATGGTGTTGATCCAATTGTCACCCGGGACACTCCTGATTGCACGGAAAGTGATAAGCCCGACATAGATCCCAAAACCAATGGTGTTGATCCAAGTGTTGTCCAGGACACTCCTGATTGCACGGAAAGTGATAAACCTGAAGGAGATCCAAAAACCAATGGTGTTAATCCAAGTGTCTTCCAGGCCACTCCTCCTGATTGCACTGAAAGTGATAAACCCAACGGAGATGCAAAAACCGATGGCATTGATCCAGGCGCCAAACCTGACAGAGATGCAAAAACTGATGCCATTGATCCAGGTGTCGTCCAGGATGCACCCGATCATGCTGAAAGTGACCAACCGATCCAACCCGAGGGTGATACAAAACCTGATGGCGTCTCTGTCAAGGACACTTGTGATACCACTGATGAACCCAGCAGAGACAGCTAG